The genomic segment CCGGTTCGGCCGGTTCGATGGGCTCGACCGCGGTCACCGTGGTCCTGGTCAGTTGTGTGGTGTTCAGAGTCGGATGATGAGGAGGGCGGTGTCGTCGGTGGCCCCGCCGGGTGGGAGGAGGTCGAGGAGGACGGCGTCCGCGAGTGTTTCGGGGTCGGCGCCTTGGTGGCGGGTGAGGGAGCGGGTGAGGCGGGCGAGGCCGGTGTCGATGTCTTCGCGGCGGCGTTCGACGAGTCCGTCGGTGTAGAGAACGAGGGTGTCGCCTTCGCTGAAGCCGGTGACGGCCTGGGGGCGCGGGACGTGTTCCGGGCGGGCGCCGAGCGGGGGATCGGTGGCCTGGTCGAGGTACTCGACGCCGCCGTGTGTGTGGAGCAGGGCCGGTGGAAGGTGGCCAGCACTGCTGTAGGTGAGGGTGTGGGTTTCCCAGTCGATGTACGTCTCGACGGCGGTGGTGTTCTCGGCGCCGGTGACGGAGCGGGCGTACAGTCCCAGGACTTCCAGGGCCTGGGCCGGGCCGTCGGCGACGAGGCAGGCGGCGCTGAGGGCGCTGCGCAGCAGGCCCATGATGCCGGCGGCGTGCAGGCCGTGGCCCACGACGTCGCCGACGGCGACCGCGATGCGGTCACCGGGCAGGGCGACGAGGTCGTACCAGTCGCCGCAGATGTTGAGGGAGCCGACGGCGGGCCGGTAGCGGACGGCGGCGCGGTGGTGGCCGATGTTGCCGGGGGCGGGCAGCATGGCTTCTTGCAGGGCGAGGGCGATCTTGCGTTCGCGGGTGTGAGCCTGGCGTAGTCGGTCGTTGACTTCTTGCAGTTCCCTCGCGCGGGTGTAGAGCTCGGCTTCCAGGACCCTGGTTCGGCTGCCGTCGGGGGAGCTGCGGGCCGCGATGAGTTCGGTGACCTCTTCCACCCGGTGCACGATCAGGACGACCTTGCCGTCCTGGTCGAGGACGGGGGCGTTGACCGGGCTCCAGTACCGTTCCTCCCACTCGCCGGGCCGCTGCGTGGATTGGACGTCGTAGCGCTGCAGGGCCATGGTGTCGCGCTCACCGGTGGCGAGGACCCGCTGGAGCGAGGCATGCACGTTGCGTGTGCCGCTGGCGCCGGGATCGTTCGGGTTGTCGGGGAACACATCGAACAGATAGCGGCCGATCACCTGTGCGCGGGTGCGCCCGGCGGCGTGCAGGTACTTTTCGTTCGCGTCCGCGTACACCAGCTCGGGGGTCAGCAGCGCCACCATGCCGGGCAGTGCCTGGAACACTGCCGCATAGTCGATCTCAGGATCCGTCATGCCCAGCCTGCCTCAGCGCCTGTCCCATCCCTGGTGATCTCCACGATAGGGCCCGGCCGGTCATCGCGCCGCGCGGACACCCGCCGCGCCGCCCGCATGGTTCTGCGCGTCCTCAGGACGGCCTGTAAGGCCTGTGCCTGCCCCGCCGAGGCCGGGACCAGGGCGTGGGGGCGGGCGATGCCTGGACTGAGCGAGCTGGGCTGGCAGCAGTCCCTGGGCCGGCCGGCCTGCGTGGGTGGGTGCGATGCGGGTGAGTCTGACGCCTTCGGGCCCGACTGTGGGTGTCGTCTGAGCCAGGGGTTCTACAGGGAGCGGTGGCTCACTTCGCGTCGTCCACGAACCGGAACACGCTTCCGGCTTTGTGGTGTGGGCCGAATGGCCCGGCGCAATGCGGGTGCCTTCGCCGATGCGGTGCGTGCCGTCCGCTTCGTCCTGACTCGGTCACTGTGCTCGGCGTCGAAATTCGCGCGGGTCTTGTCGTCCGAGCTATCGGTCCGCCGCTCCACCGGCACAGGAATCCGGACCTGTGGGTCCTGCCCGCACCGTCAGGCGGAGCGGATCGCTGCGCCCGTGACGAACCGCCGCCGCACTGGTGGGGCTGAGGGGAGTGCCCCGGCGGGCCCGGGCCACCCCTGTCGCTGACCCATCCAGCGGAAGTGCACCGGCCCGGGTCTGATGGCCGGGCCCAGCCGCGTAAGGCTCTGTGGTCCGGCCCCGCACAACCGCGCCGGCGTGTCCTGCCTAAAGCGGTTGAAGGCCACCTCGACATCCGTCCGCCACACCGGATCGGTCTTCCACACCATGGACCCGGAGATCCTCCATCCCGGCAGAAGGTCCAAGGGTGCGATCTCGTAGGCGGCGGCGATCCCGCCCGACGAACGACCACGTCGTCTCCCCGACCACCGCACCGGGACGGCCCGGAACACCCCCCCACATCCACCACGACCCCGCTCTCCTCAGCGGCCCGATCAGCGCCGTCCTCGTTGGCCAACGAACCCACCCTGGTGCCGGAAACGGATGAGCGACCTGCGCTGCGGCCCCACCTGGCTCGTGATGGGGATCCGCGAAAACGACCAGGTCCGCTCTCGGTGTCCCAATTTGGTTGAGCCGTTCAACGGCCTGGGGAGGGCGTGGAGTGGGGAGAGAGCGTCGGACCCCGCCGACCTCGGTCGGCGGGGTCCGAGGATTGACGGCGGGTCAGGTCACGGAACTCTCCGCAGCGGGGGACACCGGGCAGACGGCCGAGCGCTGGCCGACCTGCTCGCAGGGAGTCTCAGTACTGCTCGGCCGCTTGCTCGGCGATCGAGAACTCGGCGCCGCACTCGCCGGACGTTCCCTCGCCGAACAG from the Streptomyces sp. RKAG293 genome contains:
- a CDS encoding SpoIIE family protein phosphatase: MTDPEIDYAAVFQALPGMVALLTPELVYADANEKYLHAAGRTRAQVIGRYLFDVFPDNPNDPGASGTRNVHASLQRVLATGERDTMALQRYDVQSTQRPGEWEERYWSPVNAPVLDQDGKVVLIVHRVEEVTELIAARSSPDGSRTRVLEAELYTRARELQEVNDRLRQAHTRERKIALALQEAMLPAPGNIGHHRAAVRYRPAVGSLNICGDWYDLVALPGDRIAVAVGDVVGHGLHAAGIMGLLRSALSAACLVADGPAQALEVLGLYARSVTGAENTTAVETYIDWETHTLTYSSAGHLPPALLHTHGGVEYLDQATDPPLGARPEHVPRPQAVTGFSEGDTLVLYTDGLVERRREDIDTGLARLTRSLTRHQGADPETLADAVLLDLLPPGGATDDTALLIIRL